The genomic window AAACTTCGGTGAGTGTGTTTAAAGGTTTATTGTTAAGGTTTAAATAATAATTTGCGTTGATCTCTTTCGCATGCAGGGAATGGTACAGTGCTATACAATTGGCTTTATATAATGCTGTTTGTGATTCTAAACCGATGAGTACTTTCAAGGTATTGATGATGAGCTGTATAGCCGAGTTGTTCGAGATCAATAAAGCATCGCCCGATAAAACTGGTAAGTTATGCCCCATTAATTTTTTAACCGTCAGTAAGGCTTCACTATTCGAACGAACCAAAATGGCAATATCCTTTAAGGCATACTGCTGCTGGTTCTTGAGATGATTTATTTCTTCAACAATATCGTCTAAAGCAATGTCCCTGAAAACGGTTTCGGTAAAACGCGCTTCATTAGGTGCATGATCTTTGCCGAACTTTTTAATTTTGATGGTTCCGCCTTTTAAGGTATTGGTGGCAAAGTTCTGGGTTGAGCCACTATAGATATCGGTAATAATCTGTTGGTAATGCTGTTCCTGCCACCATTTGGAAATACTTTCAGGTTTGCTTGCCAGGTTTTCGTTCAGTTCGTTCTGCAGGGTTAAAGGGATAGCTTTGTAAAGGAAATTGTTAAAAGTGATGATGGTCTCGGCACTTCGATAATTTTCTTCCAAACTTTCCTCCAATACATTCTCTGCGCCAACATCTAACTTGGCATGTTTATGCAGGATGTTCCAGTCGCCATTGCGCCAGCGGTAAATAGATTGTTTGGTATCACCAACAATCAGGTGATCGATCAGATCCTGACTAGGCGTGGCCATCGCATTTGTTAAGAGCGATTTAAAACTTCCCCATTGACTGGTGGAGGTATCCTGAAATTCGTCGAATAAAAAATTACGGTAGCGGTTGCCAACTTTTTCCCAGATAAAAGACGGGTTATCGCCTGCATCTTCGGTAATACCGGAGATCAGTTTTTGTGCATCGCTAATGAGCAGGTTGTCATTTTCAGCCCGGTAATCTTTCAATAATACGGCAATTTCCTGCATTAACCTTAAATAGTAAAGATTTTTATTAAAAGCGATGGCTAAGCTGTAATTTGGTAAATGTGCTAAATAATGCGTTTTTAATTTCTGGAGGATCGGATTTACCGTGTCATAAGCCTCTGGAAAATTTGCATTTTTTTGAAACCATTCGTCAGGTTCGTCAATTAAATTGAAAAGTGGCTCTATTTTAGAGAAATCGCCTCTGGCTACCAGGATAATTTTAGCCAGTGGGCTACGCGATTTTCCTTTGAGATGTTCGGTTTCTACGCCGATTACATTCAAGGCTTCATTCGCTTCGGTTGCCAGAGAAACCAGTTCCTCTTCAAAGTTCTTGATTTCTGCCTTGGTGACACTGATGTATTTTTTAAATAATTCGTCGACGTTTTCTAAACCAAGGGTGCTTACCGCATCTTCAAAAATCTGGAAACGTTCAGAAAATATTTCGCCAATTAAATTATAAAGTTCGAATTTATAGTTCCAGCTTTTATTGTCACTAATGCGTTCGATAGCCAGATCGATGATCCATTGTAAAAGTTGTTTATTATGGTCTAAAGCTTCGTCCAGTTTGTTTACGAGGTCATCTTTAACCTTGTCATAATTCATTTCTAAATTATAATCGGCATTTAACCCCAACTCGAAAGCAAAACCACGAATTACTTTTTGTACAAAACCATCAATCGTACTTACCGAAAAACGGCTGTAATCGTGCAAAATTTTCCGGTAAATTTTGTCAGCCCTAAACTGTAATTCCTGTGGGTTTAATATCGGATAGGCGAGTAAAATGATTTTCCGATAGTCTTCAATTTTTTTAGATGAATTGCCTTTTGCCAGCCCAAGAAGTACTTCAAGGATCCTGGTTTTCATTTCCTCCGTCGCCTTATTGGTAAAGGTTACCGCTAAAATTTCCCGGTACTTATTGTCTCCACTGAAAAGTAGCGTAAGGTAATGTGCGGTAAGACTGAACGTTTTACCGGAACCTGCAGAGGCCTGAAGAATTTTGAGGGGTTGGGGCATAATATGATTTCTCTCGAATTTTAAACTTACAACAATTTAAAATTTTCCCGAAATCATGATATCAACAATTCTGCCGTTATTAGGATTTTTTATTTTTCCTTTTATTCAGTGTTTTATGGCTGATCCTTGCGGGGCGTTCGGCCATTTCGATTGGCAGACCAAGCAGATCGCGGATTACAACCGAGGCGCAGGCACCGCCAAATGCTGCAGGTAGGTAAGAAACTGTGCCATAAGCGGAGCGCTTGAAATTACTTCCATCAGTCATGATCATCGAGTTTTTATCCATTTCTTCAGTTGAGAAAACAGCCTTTATTTTGCTGGCATTTGCAAGCTTGTTCAATCTTTTACGCACATAACTCGCAAAAACGCATTGATAAGTATCAGGAAGTAATGTAATCCTTATTCTGGTAGGGTCCATTTTGCCACCTGCACCCATTGAGCTAACAATAGGAATGTTCTTTTCTAATGCTGTTCCCAATAAAGTGATTTTTGGCATTACGCTGTCAATGCAATCCATAATGTAATCAAAGCCAGATTCTAAAATTTCCCTGCATTTCTCCGGGGTAAGAAAAGTATTCACCACATGGAGTTTTAATTCGGGGTTTATGGCCAGTAAACGTTCCTGCATAATTGCGGCTTTGCTCACACCATGATTTGTTGCCAAAGCAGGTAGCTGCCTGTTCCGGTTGGTCGGGTCAACTACATCACCATCAACAATGGTCATTTCGCCAACGCCAGAACGGCAGATAAATTCGGCAGCAAAAGAGCCTACACCACCCAAACCGATTACTAAAACATGTTTCGATTGGAGTTTATCTATTCCATCATTCCCAACAAGGAGGGCAGAGCGCGAAAGCCAGGTAACATCAGACATATTAATTTTTTATATTTAACCACAGATGAAAAGGATGAACACAGATTTTGGTTTTTTATCTGTGTGTATCTGTGCTAATCTGTGGTTAGTGTTTTATTACATTTTTGCCACGGAGACACGGATTAACACGGAAATATTTTCTCCCGTGGTTTCTGTCTCAATGGTTAACTTTTTAAGTTATTCCAGTCTGCAAAAATACGAGCTTTAAGCTCATCAATGCTACATTTTTTTAAAATGGCCGTGGCTTGGTAAATTTCTTCAATTGAAATATCCGAATCATCAGTTTCCAGGAAAAATTGGTCGGTACTTTGAATCAGCTTAGCTGCGCCGGAACTTTCTTTTAAAACAGTTATTCCAAAGGAAAGAAGGAAACCTTTGTCCATTAGCTGTTGGCCAAGTTGCTCATTTTTGTTAAAACCATGGATAATCATCGGTACTTTAACTTTTAATCGTTCTTTAATTGCGATTAACTCTGAAAAGCATCTTACACAATGTAAAATCAATGGTTTATTAATTTTTTCTGCCAATTCAATTTGTTTTTCTAAGATTATGGTCTGATTTTCCAGGTTTTCACCTCTCAGTCGATCTAAACCGCACTCTCCAATCTGTTTCACATTGGTTTGATTGGCCACAACGCTTAGATATTTCATCTGTAGTTCGAGGTGATCAATTTTAGCAAACCAGGGATGCAGCCCAACAGAAATTGGCTTGGTTTTAGGCATCGCTAAAAAGATATCGCTGGTTAACGACAAACTTTGAATGCTGATTACCCCAGGTTGGGTGGCAACTTTGTGGGTATGTATGTCTAAAAAATCCATTGGAAAACAAAGATAGGTAAAAATGGAAGATGGGGAATTGGGATGGATAATGTAAAATTCATATTTGATTAAACCTTCGTTCTTAACCCCTTTCCATTCTACGGACTGTTTCCGCTCTGTAAAGAATTCGCGAATAATCCATTATAATAACAGGCTTTATTACATTTGTTATTATTATTCATCGAAAATCATGAAAAAATTAATCATTTTACTAACTGCTGTGTTGATTTCGACAGCGGCATTTAGTCAGGCGAAAAAAGAAGGCGTTCATATTTATAACCCTCAAGCAGACGCTAAAGCTGAAATTACTGCAGCAGTTGCAAAAGCAGCCAAAGAAAATAAACATGTTTTGTTGCAGGTAGGCGGTAACTGGTGCAGTTGGTGTATTGCATTCCATAATCTGGTTGACAGCACAGCAACGCTGAAAAAATACATTAACGATAATTTTGAAACCGTTCTGGTTAATTACAGTCCTGAGAATAAAAACGAACCTGTTTTAGCTAGCTTAGGCTACCCTCAACGTTTTGGTTTTCCGGTATTTTTAATTTTGGATGGGAAAGGAAAAGTACTGCACATTGAAAATTCTTCTTACTTAGAAACCGAAGAAATTGGCGCTAATGGTAAAAAGAAAGTTGGGCATGATGTAAAGAAAATCACTTCCTTTTTAAAAGGATGGACAAGCACCGCGGTTAATCCTGAAACTTATAAGCAGAAAGCCAAATAGAGGTTTAAGGTAGTGGGTGTAAGGTTTAAGGCCAAACAAGAATAACCGGAGTCTAAAAAAGTAAGAAAGCCGTTCTGATGTAAAATCGGGATGGCTTTTTTATTAATCGTCTAAATCATCTTCGTCTGGCTCATCATCGAGGTTTAACTCATAAGAAGCCCTTGATGCTTCGTCGGCCTGTTCCAGCAGATCTTTATCATGTTCAATGCTGGTGTCTTCGCCATTAATTTCGTTGATATTTTCAACATCATCCTCTCTGCGTAAAGCATCATTCGGATCGTTTGAATAATTGTCATCTTCTGGATCTATCATAACATTAAGGTTTTATATTAGATAATCGTTTTGAAAGCGAAATTGTTTTAGGGAAAGCTAAAAGACTAAAGCTGAAAGACCAAAGCAATTGGTTGATTATCCGTAAACTTTGTATTTCCGGAACTAAAATGTATAAATAAAAAATGCCGGATGATTTACTCATCCGGCATGCAATTCTTTTTCGAATTAAAGTTTGGAGTGGTTAAAGACCATCTCCAAATTTATAGAATGGCGCCACGCCTACAGGCAACTTTCCTGTTGGTGCCAATCTGTTATTAATTACAGCAGCAGCTGAAATCTGCATATAATCTTCTTTTTGATAGGCAACAACCAAACCTTTACTGTTTTCCAGCCCAGATAAACCGGCCAGATTATATGGATTTGCAAAGAGCGCAAAAACAGCATTCTTTGCAGATAATTCTTTAATAAAATTCTTTACACCTGCATTTAGCGGAATATTATTGGCTGGTCTTGCACGGCTATCGTGAATACCTACAATCACCTGGTCAAACGCGCCGATTTCGCGGGCAATGTTCGAAATCTGAGTAGCACTGGCATCTTTATCCAGCACATAATAAACAGAGTTATAATAACCTTTCGAAACCTCTTTTTGGAAAGTAGTAACCGAAGGTACACCGATGCTGATAATGGCCGTTCTTCTGATCGGGATGAGGCGCTTGATATAATCTTTACCTTTTAATAACGTTACTGATGCATTGGCAAGTTCCTGCACCAAAGCACTGCTCGACTTGCGGTTTACACCTGCAACAACACCTTGGGTTACAATCGTATCGCGTTTGGTTAGGCCTGCCCAGTATTTTGCGGTCAATATTTTACGCACACTCTGGTCTATTTCGGCCATACTTACACGATCCTGCCTTACGGCTTTACGCACCAATTTAATGGCCCTGTCGCTGTTTTCAGATAGCTCAATAATATCGTTTCCGGCAATGATACCCATTAAGTCAGCTTCACCATCTTTGAAATATTTTACCACGCCTTTCATATCCATCGCATCAGAGATAATCAAACCTTTAAAGCCTAATTTCTGTTTCAAAATGCCCGTAACAATCGGTTTAGATAGGGTAGAAGGTAGGTTTGGTGTAGCATCTAACGATGGAATGTTCATGTGGGCAATCATTACGCCCGATGCGCCTTGTTTAATCAGCTCTTTAAAAGGATACATCTCCAACGTATCTAAACGTGTAGCAGAGAAAGTAAGCTGTGGTAAATCGTAGTGCGAATCTACATCAGTATCGCCATGACCAGGGAAATGTTTCAAAGTAGTTAATAAACCACCATCCTGCATGCCTTTCATATAAGCGGCAACCTTAGTGGCTACGTTATATTTATTTTCGCCGAAAGAACGGTAATTGATTACGGGATTTTTGGGGTTGTTATTGATATCGGCGTCGGGGGCTAAATTCATCTGCATCCCCATGCGCTTGTAATCTTTAGCCACTTCAAGTCCCATTTTATACAATAATTCTTTGTTTTGTATGGCACCCAAAGTCATTTGATAAGGATAAGAAATAGTACTATCCAGGCGCATGCCCAGGCCCCATTCACCATCATTTGCCACAATTAACGGTACCCGACTCAGTTTTTGATAAGCGTTTGTGGCTAAAACCTGCCGACCGGGGCCTCCCTGAAAAAAGATAACCCCACCCAATTGTTCTTTTTTTATTACCTGACCAACCGAATCGGTATATTTTTTACCCAGATTGGTATGCGCTCTAACAAAGAACATCTGTGCAATGCGCTCTCTGCGGTTAAGTTTGTTAAAAACCGAATCTACCCATTTAGGTTGATTGGCCAATAGTTCTAAATAGGTTTTCTGTTGTGCGCTTGCCGAGAATGCAGCGCCACAAAGGGCAATGAGTATAAATAAGTTTTTTTTCACGTGTTTTGTTGTATCTGCTGCCGCTAAATTAGTAATCAAAAAGGCGAATTAAACAAAAACCAATCCAAGTAATCGATTTAATACAATATGTTGTAAGCCTGTTGCTTTTTTAGGTGCCGTATAGGTTGCAAATATTGATCGCTGCTATTTATACATTCCCTTACCTTCAACGAAATCAATCACTTTATCGGGCAGGAAAAACTGGACATTCTTTTTCTCTCTAATGGCTTTACGGATAAAAGTTGATGAAATTTCCATCAAAGGAGTTTTGGTAAAAGTGATGGAGGTATGATTTTCCCATTCACTTACATTCGCCTCAGGCCGTGGATAAACATAAATTTGATAATTTTTTAAAAGCACCTCGTAGTTTTTCCATTTTTTGAATGATACCAGGTTATCGGCACCCATAATGAGTACAAATTGCTTTTCAGGATATTTCTCGTGAAGATAGGTTAAGGTATCGATGGTGTAAGATGGCTGCGGCAATGCAAATTCAATATCGCTCACACGGATATGTTCTGCATTTTCGGTAGCCAGTTTGGCCATTTCCAAGCGGT from Flavobacterium sp. W4I14 includes these protein-coding regions:
- a CDS encoding ATP-dependent helicase/nuclease subunit A (product_source=KO:K16898; cath_funfam=1.10.720.30,3.40.50.300; cog=COG1074; ko=KO:K16898; pfam=PF00580,PF13361; superfamily=52540); the protein is MPQPLKILQASAGSGKTFSLTAHYLTLLFSGDNKYREILAVTFTNKATEEMKTRILEVLLGLAKGNSSKKIEDYRKIILLAYPILNPQELQFRADKIYRKILHDYSRFSVSTIDGFVQKVIRGFAFELGLNADYNLEMNYDKVKDDLVNKLDEALDHNKQLLQWIIDLAIERISDNKSWNYKFELYNLIGEIFSERFQIFEDAVSTLGLENVDELFKKYISVTKAEIKNFEEELVSLATEANEALNVIGVETEHLKGKSRSPLAKIILVARGDFSKIEPLFNLIDEPDEWFQKNANFPEAYDTVNPILQKLKTHYLAHLPNYSLAIAFNKNLYYLRLMQEIAVLLKDYRAENDNLLISDAQKLISGITEDAGDNPSFIWEKVGNRYRNFLFDEFQDTSTSQWGSFKSLLTNAMATPSQDLIDHLIVGDTKQSIYRWRNGDWNILHKHAKLDVGAENVLEESLEENYRSAETIITFNNFLYKAIPLTLQNELNENLASKPESISKWWQEQHYQQIITDIYSGSTQNFATNTLKGGTIKIKKFGKDHAPNEARFTETVFRDIALDDIVEEINHLKNQQQYALKDIAILVRSNSEALLTVKKLMGHNLPVLSGDALLISNNSAIQLIINTLKVLIGLESQTALYKANCIALYHSLHAKEINANYYLNLNNKPLNTLTEVLPVALCENWQSWLQLPLPELVEILIESYGLKNLTANLPYLLAFRDLTASAGKLGEKGIISFLTWWEEDGIKKSLPSPEGADAIQIITIHKSKGLAFRAVFVPFCNWEIKGKPNGTFWVSSEETVYKELKGIPLKYNEALADSAIAKAYYEELLYNNMDALNMLYVATTRSKDYLYIATMAKKELKLSNMGDVINFTFDEQFDENGVYEIVDYVSVESKSEDSNFINLNSYPTTTRLSELYIPSEDKHLKHLVNIEKSGRKGSLLHDILASASTSKEVNDYTGNLVLQGIIKEEEKQKLIDSALEVLNNPELKAILDKASESIVEKNIIDAHGKLHRPDRVLINADEVIILDYKFTLEESDKHIEQVNNYRVLLSEMGYQNIRTYLFYAVKGKLKLV
- a CDS encoding tRNA A37 threonylcarbamoyladenosine dehydratase (product_source=COG1179; cath_funfam=3.40.50.720; cog=COG1179; ko=KO:K22132; pfam=PF00899; superfamily=69572) → MSDVTWLSRSALLVGNDGIDKLQSKHVLVIGLGGVGSFAAEFICRSGVGEMTIVDGDVVDPTNRNRQLPALATNHGVSKAAIMQERLLAINPELKLHVVNTFLTPEKCREILESGFDYIMDCIDSVMPKITLLGTALEKNIPIVSSMGAGGKMDPTRIRITLLPDTYQCVFASYVRKRLNKLANASKIKAVFSTEEMDKNSMIMTDGSNFKRSAYGTVSYLPAAFGGACASVVIRDLLGLPIEMAERPARISHKTLNKRKNKKS
- a CDS encoding TatD DNase family protein (product_source=KO:K03424; cath_funfam=3.20.20.140; cog=COG0084; ko=KO:K03424; pfam=PF01026; superfamily=51556); this translates as MDFLDIHTHKVATQPGVISIQSLSLTSDIFLAMPKTKPISVGLHPWFAKIDHLELQMKYLSVVANQTNVKQIGECGLDRLRGENLENQTIILEKQIELAEKINKPLILHCVRCFSELIAIKERLKVKVPMIIHGFNKNEQLGQQLMDKGFLLSFGITVLKESSGAAKLIQSTDQFFLETDDSDISIEEIYQATAILKKCSIDELKARIFADWNNLKS
- a CDS encoding thioredoxin-related protein (product_source=COG2143; cath_funfam=3.40.30.10; cleavage_site_network=SignalP-noTM; cog=COG2143; pfam=PF13899; superfamily=52833), producing the protein MKKLIILLTAVLISTAAFSQAKKEGVHIYNPQADAKAEITAAVAKAAKENKHVLLQVGGNWCSWCIAFHNLVDSTATLKKYINDNFETVLVNYSPENKNEPVLASLGYPQRFGFPVFLILDGKGKVLHIENSSYLETEEIGANGKKKVGHDVKKITSFLKGWTSTAVNPETYKQKAK
- a CDS encoding hypothetical protein (product_source=Hypo-rule applied; cath_funfam=2.30.42.10) — encoded protein: MIDPEDDNYSNDPNDALRREDDVENINEINGEDTSIEHDKDLLEQADEASRASYELNLDDEPDEDDLDD
- a CDS encoding beta-N-acetylhexosaminidase (product_source=KO:K01207; cath_funfam=3.20.20.300; cleavage_site_network=SignalP-noTM; cog=COG1472; ko=KO:K01207; pfam=PF00933; superfamily=51445,52279); this translates as MITNLAAADTTKHVKKNLFILIALCGAAFSASAQQKTYLELLANQPKWVDSVFNKLNRRERIAQMFFVRAHTNLGKKYTDSVGQVIKKEQLGGVIFFQGGPGRQVLATNAYQKLSRVPLIVANDGEWGLGMRLDSTISYPYQMTLGAIQNKELLYKMGLEVAKDYKRMGMQMNLAPDADINNNPKNPVINYRSFGENKYNVATKVAAYMKGMQDGGLLTTLKHFPGHGDTDVDSHYDLPQLTFSATRLDTLEMYPFKELIKQGASGVMIAHMNIPSLDATPNLPSTLSKPIVTGILKQKLGFKGLIISDAMDMKGVVKYFKDGEADLMGIIAGNDIIELSENSDRAIKLVRKAVRQDRVSMAEIDQSVRKILTAKYWAGLTKRDTIVTQGVVAGVNRKSSSALVQELANASVTLLKGKDYIKRLIPIRRTAIISIGVPSVTTFQKEVSKGYYNSVYYVLDKDASATQISNIAREIGAFDQVIVGIHDSRARPANNIPLNAGVKNFIKELSAKNAVFALFANPYNLAGLSGLENSKGLVVAYQKEDYMQISAAAVINNRLAPTGKLPVGVAPFYKFGDGL
- a CDS encoding nicotinate-nucleotide adenylyltransferase (product_source=KO:K00969; cath_funfam=3.40.50.620; cog=COG1057; ko=KO:K00969; pfam=PF01467; superfamily=52374; tigrfam=TIGR00482), which codes for MKTGLFFGSYNPIHTGHLIIANYMANHTELDEVWLVVSPHNPLKDKSGLTNMYDRLEMAKLATENAEHIRVSDIEFALPQPSYTIDTLTYLHEKYPEKQFVLIMGADNLVSFKKWKNYEVLLKNYQIYVYPRPEANVSEWENHTSITFTKTPLMEISSTFIRKAIREKKNVQFFLPDKVIDFVEGKGMYK